In one Salvelinus fontinalis isolate EN_2023a unplaced genomic scaffold, ASM2944872v1 scaffold_0558, whole genome shotgun sequence genomic region, the following are encoded:
- the LOC129846461 gene encoding oocyte zinc finger protein XlCOF6-like isoform X1, with amino-acid sequence MRNYFYRIKCQNCQENNFCVRLSLLLQADSLSVNSVISTVRTNPACLSPSTLSRNLQSLGPDCDSGAQFALQDPEMASVKLEDCSQTLELNVNIKDEEEEDEIRTTVSHGYHVETFSTSRDQLQEDQRDKKSHHCPHCEEIFPFLSKLKIHLKIHTGEKPYSCSDCGKCFKTSTQLKLNQRTHTGEKPYYCSDCGKRFKTSTQLKVHQRTHTGEKPYYCSDCGASFSHLGTLQAHQRIHTGEKPYYCSDCGTSFSQFSHLKTHERVHTGEKPYVCSDCGKCFTTSSDLKVHQRTHTGAKPYSCSECGKCFKTSNELKVHQRTHTGEKPYVCSDCGKSFSQFYTLKTHERIHTGEKPYSCSDCVKYFKTSTELKVHRRTHTGEKPYCCSDCGKCLKTLNELKVHQRTHTGEKPYVCFDCGTSFSQLSHLKSHERIHTGEKPYSCSDCGKCFKTLYELRVHQRTHNGEKPYVCSDCGKCFTTSTDLKVHQRTHSAEKPYVCSDCGTSFSQLSHLKSHDRIHTGEKPYSCADCGKCFKTSTVLTVHHRTHTGEKPYYCSDCVKCFTTSAKLKLHQRTHTGEKPYSCSDCGVSFSRLDTLTHQQIHKGEKPYSCSACVKCFKTATELIVHQGTHA; translated from the exons ATGAGAAACTATTTTTACAGAATAAagtgccagaactgtcaagaaaataacttttgtgtccgtttgtctttattaCTACAGGCCGACTCATTAAGTGTGAATTCGGTAAtatcaacagtgaggacaaacccagcctgcctctctccttccacactgagtagaaacctacagtcactgggtcctgattgtgacagtggagcccagtttgcactgcaggatccagagatggcatcagtgaagctggaggactgcagtcaaacactggagctgaatgtcaacattaaagatgaagaagaggaggatgagattaGGACAACTGTTagtcatg GATaccatgttgagacattctctacatccagagaTCAACTGCAGGAAGATCAGAGAGATAAGAAGTCTCATCACTGCCCACATTGTGAAGAGATTTTCCCATttctatcaaagctaaaaatacacctaaaaatacacacaggagagaagccttactcctgctctgactgtggaaaatgtttcAAAACATCAACTCAGCTAAAACTtaatcagagaacacacacaggagagaagccttattactgctctgactgtggaaaacgttttaaaacatcaactcagctaaaagttcatcagagaacacacacaggagagaagccttattactgctctgactgtggggcgagTTTCTCTCATCTGGGCACCTTACAAGCACaccaacgtatacacacaggagagaagccttattactgttctgactgtggaactagtttctctcaATTTTCccacttaaaaacacatgaacgtgtacatacaggagagaaaccttacgtctgctctgactgtggaaaatgcttcacaacatcaagtgatctaaaagttcatcagagaacacacacaggagcgaAGCCTTATTCTTGCTCTGaatgtggaaaatgttttaaaacatcaaatgaactgaaagttcatcagagaacacacacgggagagaagccttacgtctgctctgactgtgggaagagtttctcccAATTTTATaccttaaaaacacatgaacgtatacatacaggagagaagccttactcctgctctgactgtgtaaaatatttcaaaacgtcaactgagctaaaagttcatcggagaacacacacaggagagaagccgtattgctgctctgactgtggaaaatgtttaaaaacattaaatgagctaaaagttcatcagagaacacacacaggagagaagccttacgtctgcTTTGACTGTGGAACTAGTTTTTCTCAACTTTCCCATttaaaatcacatgaacgtatacatacaggggagaagccatactcctgctctgactgtggaaaatgttttaaaacattataTGAGCTAagagttcatcagagaacacacaacggagagaagccttacgtctgctctgactgtggaaaatgcttcacaacatcaactgatctaaaagttcatcagagaacacactcagcagagaagccttacgtctgctctgactgtggaactagtttctcGCAACTTTCCCACTTAAAATCACATGATCGTATACATACAGGGGAGAAGCCATACTCCTGcgctgactgtggaaaatgcttcaaaacatcaactgTGCTAACAGTTcatcacagaacacacacaggagagaagccttattactgctctgactgtgtaaaatgcttcacaacatcagcTAAGCTAAAacttcatcagagaacacacacaggagaaaagccttactcCTGTTCTGACTGTGGTGTAAGTTTCTCTCGGCTTGATACCTTAACACACCAACAGATACATAAAGGAGAGAAGCCATACTCCTGCTCTGCctgtgtaaaatgcttcaaaACAGCAACTGAGCTAATAGTTCATCAGGGAACACACGCGTGA
- the LOC129846461 gene encoding zinc finger protein 658B-like isoform X2, with translation MASVKLEDCSQTLELNVNIKDEEEEDEIRTTVSHGYHVETFSTSRDQLQEDQRDKKSHHCPHCEEIFPFLSKLKIHLKIHTGEKPYSCSDCGKCFKTSTQLKLNQRTHTGEKPYYCSDCGKRFKTSTQLKVHQRTHTGEKPYYCSDCGASFSHLGTLQAHQRIHTGEKPYYCSDCGTSFSQFSHLKTHERVHTGEKPYVCSDCGKCFTTSSDLKVHQRTHTGAKPYSCSECGKCFKTSNELKVHQRTHTGEKPYVCSDCGKSFSQFYTLKTHERIHTGEKPYSCSDCVKYFKTSTELKVHRRTHTGEKPYCCSDCGKCLKTLNELKVHQRTHTGEKPYVCFDCGTSFSQLSHLKSHERIHTGEKPYSCSDCGKCFKTLYELRVHQRTHNGEKPYVCSDCGKCFTTSTDLKVHQRTHSAEKPYVCSDCGTSFSQLSHLKSHDRIHTGEKPYSCADCGKCFKTSTVLTVHHRTHTGEKPYYCSDCVKCFTTSAKLKLHQRTHTGEKPYSCSDCGVSFSRLDTLTHQQIHKGEKPYSCSACVKCFKTATELIVHQGTHA, from the exons atggcatcagtgaagctggaggactgcagtcaaacactggagctgaatgtcaacattaaagatgaagaagaggaggatgagattaGGACAACTGTTagtcatg GATaccatgttgagacattctctacatccagagaTCAACTGCAGGAAGATCAGAGAGATAAGAAGTCTCATCACTGCCCACATTGTGAAGAGATTTTCCCATttctatcaaagctaaaaatacacctaaaaatacacacaggagagaagccttactcctgctctgactgtggaaaatgtttcAAAACATCAACTCAGCTAAAACTtaatcagagaacacacacaggagagaagccttattactgctctgactgtggaaaacgttttaaaacatcaactcagctaaaagttcatcagagaacacacacaggagagaagccttattactgctctgactgtggggcgagTTTCTCTCATCTGGGCACCTTACAAGCACaccaacgtatacacacaggagagaagccttattactgttctgactgtggaactagtttctctcaATTTTCccacttaaaaacacatgaacgtgtacatacaggagagaaaccttacgtctgctctgactgtggaaaatgcttcacaacatcaagtgatctaaaagttcatcagagaacacacacaggagcgaAGCCTTATTCTTGCTCTGaatgtggaaaatgttttaaaacatcaaatgaactgaaagttcatcagagaacacacacgggagagaagccttacgtctgctctgactgtgggaagagtttctcccAATTTTATaccttaaaaacacatgaacgtatacatacaggagagaagccttactcctgctctgactgtgtaaaatatttcaaaacgtcaactgagctaaaagttcatcggagaacacacacaggagagaagccgtattgctgctctgactgtggaaaatgtttaaaaacattaaatgagctaaaagttcatcagagaacacacacaggagagaagccttacgtctgcTTTGACTGTGGAACTAGTTTTTCTCAACTTTCCCATttaaaatcacatgaacgtatacatacaggggagaagccatactcctgctctgactgtggaaaatgttttaaaacattataTGAGCTAagagttcatcagagaacacacaacggagagaagccttacgtctgctctgactgtggaaaatgcttcacaacatcaactgatctaaaagttcatcagagaacacactcagcagagaagccttacgtctgctctgactgtggaactagtttctcGCAACTTTCCCACTTAAAATCACATGATCGTATACATACAGGGGAGAAGCCATACTCCTGcgctgactgtggaaaatgcttcaaaacatcaactgTGCTAACAGTTcatcacagaacacacacaggagagaagccttattactgctctgactgtgtaaaatgcttcacaacatcagcTAAGCTAAAacttcatcagagaacacacacaggagaaaagccttactcCTGTTCTGACTGTGGTGTAAGTTTCTCTCGGCTTGATACCTTAACACACCAACAGATACATAAAGGAGAGAAGCCATACTCCTGCTCTGCctgtgtaaaatgcttcaaaACAGCAACTGAGCTAATAGTTCATCAGGGAACACACGCGTGA
- the LOC129846460 gene encoding zinc finger protein 239-like isoform X2, with product MHRMPTAAKTSEEEGALELCYEDDSFCVRFKCITTGRLELSLKPVTSTVRTNPSCLFPSTLSRNLQSLGPDCDSGAQFALQDPEMASVKLDDCSQTLELNVNIKDEEEEENIGKSVSHGDHVETFSTSREQQQEDHRAKRSHHCPHCVEIFPFLSKLKIHLQIHTGEKPYSCSDCGVSFARLDTLKTHQRIHTGEKPYYCPDCGDSFSQMSSLKAHQQIHTGEKPYSCSDCGKRFSRSDTLKSHERIHTGEKPYSCSDCGKRFSRLDNLKSHERIHTGEKPYSCSDCVKCFKTSTELKVHQRTHTGEKPYYCFVCGKCFKTSNELKVHQRTHTREKPYVCSGCGKSFSHQSNLKTHQRVH from the exons atgcATCGGATGCCAACTGCCGCTAAAACCTCAGAAGAAGAAGGAGCACTAGAACTGTGCTATGAAGACGATAGCTTTTGTGTCCGTTTCAAATGTATTACTACAG GACGACTTGAATTAAGTCTGAagccggtaacatcaacagtgaggacaaacccatCCTGCCTCTTTCCTTCCACACTGAGtagaaacctacagtcactgggtcctgattgtgacagtggagcccagtttgcactgcaggatccagagatggcatcagtgaagctggatgactgcagtcaaacactagagctgaatgtcaacattaaagatgaagaagaggaggagaatattgggaaatctgtttctcatg gagaccatgttgagacattctctacatccagagagcaacagcaggaagatcacagagctaagaggtctcaccactgcccacattgtgtggagattttcccatttctatcaaagctaaaaatacatctacaaatacacacaggagagaagccttactcctgctctgactgtggggtgAGTTTCGCTCGACTGGATACcttaaaaacacaccaacgtatacatacgggagagaagccttactactGCCCTGACTGTGGGGATAGTTTCTCTCAAATGAGCAGCTTAAAAGCACACCAAcaaatacatacaggagagaagccttactcctgctctgattgTGGGAAGAGGTTCTCCCGATCGGATACCTTGaaatcacatgaacgtatacatacaggagagaagccttactcctgctctgactgtggaaaacgtTTCTCCCGATTGGATAACTTGaaatcacatgaacgtatacatacaggagagaagccatactcctgctctgactgtgtaaaatgcttcaaaacatcaactgagctaaaagttcatcagagaacacacacaggagagaagccttattacTGCTttgtctgtggaaaatgttttaaaacatcaaatgagctaaaagttcaccagagaacacacacaagagagaagccttacgtctgcTCTGGCTGTGGCAAGAGTTTCTCTCACCAGAGCAActtaaaaacacaccaacgtGTACATTAA
- the LOC129846460 gene encoding zinc finger protein 239-like isoform X3, with amino-acid sequence MKTIAFVSVSNVLLQAETPSFWSCLTQNKRGGVVGRLELSLKPVTSTVRTNPSCLFPSTLSRNLQSLGPDCDSGAQFALQDPEMASVKLDDCSQTLELNVNIKDEEEEENIGKSVSHGDHVETFSTSREQQQEDHRAKRSHHCPHCVEIFPFLSKLKIHLQIHTGEKPYSCSDCGVSFARLDTLKTHQRIHTGEKPYYCPDCGDSFSQMSSLKAHQQIHTGEKPYSCSDCGKRFSRSDTLKSHERIHTGEKPYSCSDCGKRFSRLDNLKSHERIHTGEKPYSCSDCVKCFKTSTELKVHQRTHTGEKPYYCFVCGKCFKTSNELKVHQRTHTREKPYVCSGCGKSFSHQSNLKTHQRVH; translated from the exons ATGAAGACGATAGCTTTTGTGTCCGTTTCAAATGTATTACTACAG gctgaaacaccttcattttggagctgccttactcaaaacAAAAGAGGGGGAGTGGTCG GACGACTTGAATTAAGTCTGAagccggtaacatcaacagtgaggacaaacccatCCTGCCTCTTTCCTTCCACACTGAGtagaaacctacagtcactgggtcctgattgtgacagtggagcccagtttgcactgcaggatccagagatggcatcagtgaagctggatgactgcagtcaaacactagagctgaatgtcaacattaaagatgaagaagaggaggagaatattgggaaatctgtttctcatg gagaccatgttgagacattctctacatccagagagcaacagcaggaagatcacagagctaagaggtctcaccactgcccacattgtgtggagattttcccatttctatcaaagctaaaaatacatctacaaatacacacaggagagaagccttactcctgctctgactgtggggtgAGTTTCGCTCGACTGGATACcttaaaaacacaccaacgtatacatacgggagagaagccttactactGCCCTGACTGTGGGGATAGTTTCTCTCAAATGAGCAGCTTAAAAGCACACCAAcaaatacatacaggagagaagccttactcctgctctgattgTGGGAAGAGGTTCTCCCGATCGGATACCTTGaaatcacatgaacgtatacatacaggagagaagccttactcctgctctgactgtggaaaacgtTTCTCCCGATTGGATAACTTGaaatcacatgaacgtatacatacaggagagaagccatactcctgctctgactgtgtaaaatgcttcaaaacatcaactgagctaaaagttcatcagagaacacacacaggagagaagccttattacTGCTttgtctgtggaaaatgttttaaaacatcaaatgagctaaaagttcaccagagaacacacacaagagagaagccttacgtctgcTCTGGCTGTGGCAAGAGTTTCTCTCACCAGAGCAActtaaaaacacaccaacgtGTACATTAA